One Curtobacterium sp. BH-2-1-1 genomic region harbors:
- a CDS encoding peroxiredoxin yields MALEIGSLAPDFELPNQFGEHVRLSDFRGVRPVALVFFPLAFSSTCTNELCALQDNIAMFQDQRVELVGISVDSKATLRSFAESNGYDFELLADFWPHGAVSKEYGVFLEHKGFATRATFVIDVQGRIKASIISEPGVARDVTEYKAALDRLAACAAPVPVG; encoded by the coding sequence ATGGCACTGGAGATCGGCTCGCTCGCGCCGGACTTCGAACTCCCGAACCAGTTCGGGGAGCACGTTCGCCTCAGCGACTTCCGTGGCGTCCGCCCGGTCGCGCTGGTCTTCTTCCCGCTCGCGTTCTCGTCGACCTGCACGAACGAGCTCTGCGCCCTCCAGGACAACATCGCGATGTTCCAGGACCAGCGCGTCGAACTCGTCGGCATCTCGGTCGACTCGAAGGCGACGCTCCGGTCGTTCGCCGAGTCGAACGGCTACGACTTCGAACTCCTCGCGGACTTCTGGCCGCACGGCGCCGTCTCGAAGGAGTACGGCGTCTTCCTCGAGCACAAGGGCTTCGCCACCCGCGCGACCTTCGTCATCGACGTGCAGGGTCGCATCAAGGCCTCGATCATCTCCGAGCCGGGCGTCGCCCGTGACGTGACGGAGTACAAGGCCGCGCTCGACCGCCTGGCGGCCTGCGCCGCACCAGTCCCCGTCGGCTAG
- a CDS encoding alpha/beta fold hydrolase produces MHAVDDRPPARVVTAEPYAPFPVTADADRWGLQRTVVPTDVGPVVVHHRPGPAALLLLHGVAGSWTTWTPLLSAADGIDDRGLVLVDLPGWGASPVPVEPLGVDRAASVLTTVLDALAVPDVDVVGHSMGAFVGMHLAVVAPGRVRSVALVSGTTVATAGASRHPVRGLLTLPAFTLLRAGLAITGETARPLLRGLRAIGLLPVLAAPVFSHVRRLDPSVLEAFVDELRPAGFTGAARAAAAYDLDRWRGVTCPVTAIAGRDDVFARVSDLAALRGLLPDVRTVLLDDCGHFAHVEHPTAVARTLDLVRSARPS; encoded by the coding sequence GTGCACGCCGTCGACGACCGCCCACCCGCGCGGGTGGTCACCGCCGAGCCGTACGCGCCGTTCCCGGTCACCGCCGACGCCGACCGGTGGGGCCTGCAACGCACCGTCGTCCCGACGGACGTCGGCCCGGTCGTCGTGCACCACCGACCCGGTCCCGCCGCGCTGCTCCTGCTGCACGGTGTCGCCGGGTCGTGGACCACGTGGACCCCGCTCCTGTCGGCGGCGGACGGCATCGACGACCGCGGCCTCGTGCTCGTCGACCTGCCGGGCTGGGGCGCGTCACCGGTACCGGTCGAGCCGCTCGGGGTCGACCGGGCGGCGTCGGTGCTGACCACGGTGCTCGACGCCCTCGCGGTCCCGGACGTCGACGTCGTCGGCCACTCGATGGGCGCCTTCGTCGGCATGCACCTGGCCGTCGTGGCACCCGGACGCGTGCGCTCCGTCGCGCTCGTCTCCGGCACGACCGTGGCGACCGCCGGAGCGTCCCGGCACCCCGTGCGCGGGCTCCTGACGCTCCCCGCGTTCACGCTGCTGCGGGCGGGCCTCGCGATCACCGGGGAGACGGCACGGCCGCTCCTGCGCGGACTCCGGGCGATCGGCCTCCTGCCAGTCCTCGCCGCTCCCGTCTTCTCGCACGTGCGCCGGCTCGACCCGAGCGTGCTCGAGGCGTTCGTCGACGAGCTCCGTCCGGCCGGCTTCACCGGAGCCGCTCGTGCCGCGGCCGCCTACGACCTGGACCGCTGGCGCGGCGTGACGTGCCCGGTCACGGCGATCGCCGGGCGGGACGACGTGTTCGCCCGGGTGTCCGACCTCGCGGCGCTCCGGGGCCTGCTGCCCGACGTCCGGACGGTGCTGCTCGACGACTGCGGACACTTCGCCCACGTCGAGCACCCGACCGCGGTGGCGCGCACGCTCGACCTCGTCCGGTCCGCACGTCCGTCGTAG
- the pip gene encoding prolyl aminopeptidase, producing the protein MHPPIDPHDHGWLDRPDGARIHWEESGNPTGRPALYLHGGPGSGLGAGGYRQRFDPEVYRIIGLDQRGCGRSTPWAIDDLGSLDRNTTAALIEDVEALRRHLSVERWLLHGVSWGSTLALAYALEHPERVTEVVLVAVTTGSRREVDWITEGVGSVFPEAWARFTADVPAGVRPVEHHARLLRSSDPAVRDAATDSWDTWESTHVSLDPAWRPGQLHADPRDRRNFATLVTHYWANDCFLGPDEVLRRAGELAGIPGVLVHGRRDVSGPVITPWLLHRAWPGSRLEVVEDEGHGGPTEVAIAQRAIDGFARRSGVHGERRRDA; encoded by the coding sequence GTGCACCCGCCCATCGACCCCCACGACCACGGCTGGCTCGACCGTCCCGACGGCGCCCGGATCCACTGGGAGGAGTCCGGCAACCCGACCGGCCGCCCGGCGCTGTACCTGCACGGCGGCCCGGGATCCGGTCTCGGCGCCGGGGGCTACCGACAGCGGTTCGACCCCGAGGTGTACCGGATCATCGGGCTCGACCAGCGCGGGTGCGGGCGGAGCACCCCGTGGGCGATCGACGACCTCGGATCGCTCGACCGCAACACGACGGCGGCCCTGATCGAGGACGTCGAGGCGCTGCGGCGACACCTCAGCGTCGAGCGCTGGCTGCTGCACGGTGTCTCGTGGGGCAGCACCCTCGCGCTCGCCTACGCCCTCGAGCACCCCGAGCGCGTCACCGAGGTCGTGCTCGTCGCGGTGACCACCGGTTCCCGTCGCGAGGTCGACTGGATCACCGAGGGGGTCGGGTCGGTGTTCCCGGAGGCCTGGGCGCGGTTCACCGCCGACGTCCCGGCGGGCGTGCGGCCGGTCGAGCACCACGCCCGACTGCTGCGTTCGTCCGACCCCGCCGTCCGGGACGCCGCAACCGACAGCTGGGACACGTGGGAGTCGACCCACGTCTCGCTCGACCCGGCGTGGCGCCCGGGGCAGCTGCACGCCGATCCCCGGGACCGGCGCAACTTCGCCACCCTGGTCACCCACTACTGGGCGAACGACTGCTTCCTCGGTCCGGACGAGGTCCTCCGGCGCGCCGGCGAGCTCGCCGGGATCCCCGGCGTGCTCGTGCACGGGCGGCGTGACGTCAGCGGGCCGGTCATCACGCCATGGCTGCTGCACCGGGCGTGGCCGGGCAGCCGCCTCGAGGTCGTCGAGGACGAGGGACACGGCGGGCCCACCGAGGTCGCGATCGCGCAGCGCGCCATCGACGGGTTCGCTCGCCGGTCAGGCGTGCACGGGGAACGTCGCCGCGACGCGTGA
- a CDS encoding alpha/beta fold hydrolase — MSTHHGWTGRPALRVAVQLPVAARAGVVICPPLGQEGVIAYRTLRLLADRLEARGVASVRYDPSGRGDSAPDGDPDAQVRSARRAAAVLRDAGVERIAYVGLASAAPIAAAAASDTDGLVLWDAPASGRAWLRKQRALATITIGADRVVDGVESLVGMDVDPTEAAALGALTYRARTGPTIALVRPGSSAPAALGDVSTTEVTGSAELLDGTSMVARIPGSAVDTVVAWTDAWAPTVALPVLPPALDEVLDVDARTSERMVRMGPERLFAIETVASGQHEDAPVVVLHNGAAEHHVGASDYQVALARTLARDGARVVRVDRSGTGESSAVHEDERSAMFAQEWIDDQQAVVDSLAVDSRRLVLVGMCAGAWLAGRSADAAPRMVLEISPNDYRRQPAAVGAYADALRAIDEPSPLRLVLRRWWNAVVPEWVRDRVARRDRVGGVVGHVRPLVEHGTDVVLIASPVDVELFERLGGPRALRRWGTRGRTGRVELVRVPDGDHSLFSPVMRQAVLTEVRSRVAATFPVHA; from the coding sequence GTGAGCACCCACCACGGCTGGACGGGTCGCCCGGCCCTCCGCGTCGCCGTGCAGCTCCCCGTCGCGGCGCGCGCTGGCGTCGTGATCTGTCCGCCGCTCGGGCAGGAGGGCGTCATCGCGTACCGGACCCTCCGCCTGCTGGCGGACCGACTGGAGGCGCGTGGCGTGGCCTCGGTGCGGTACGACCCGTCCGGACGTGGGGACTCCGCACCCGACGGCGATCCCGACGCGCAGGTCCGGTCGGCACGTCGCGCCGCAGCGGTGCTGCGTGACGCCGGGGTCGAGCGGATCGCGTACGTCGGCCTGGCCTCCGCCGCGCCGATCGCCGCCGCCGCGGCCTCCGACACGGACGGCCTGGTCCTCTGGGACGCGCCCGCCTCCGGCCGCGCCTGGCTGCGGAAGCAGCGAGCACTGGCGACGATCACGATCGGCGCCGACCGCGTGGTCGACGGCGTCGAGAGCCTCGTCGGCATGGACGTCGACCCCACCGAAGCGGCGGCCCTCGGCGCGCTCACCTACCGGGCGCGCACCGGCCCGACCATCGCCCTCGTGCGCCCGGGCAGCAGCGCCCCCGCAGCGCTCGGCGACGTGTCGACGACCGAGGTCACCGGGAGCGCCGAGCTCCTCGACGGCACGAGCATGGTCGCCCGGATCCCGGGTTCCGCCGTCGACACCGTCGTGGCGTGGACGGACGCGTGGGCGCCGACGGTGGCCCTGCCGGTCCTGCCGCCGGCACTCGACGAGGTCCTCGACGTGGACGCCCGCACGTCGGAGCGCATGGTCCGGATGGGCCCGGAACGGCTCTTCGCCATCGAGACCGTCGCCTCCGGCCAGCACGAGGACGCCCCGGTCGTCGTGCTGCACAACGGCGCCGCCGAGCACCACGTCGGCGCGTCCGACTACCAGGTCGCCCTCGCACGGACCCTCGCCCGCGACGGTGCCCGGGTGGTCCGGGTCGACCGCAGCGGCACCGGTGAGAGCTCCGCGGTCCACGAGGACGAGCGGTCCGCGATGTTCGCGCAGGAGTGGATCGACGACCAGCAGGCGGTGGTCGATTCCCTCGCCGTGGACTCCCGACGGCTCGTGCTCGTGGGCATGTGCGCCGGCGCGTGGCTCGCGGGGCGCTCTGCGGACGCCGCACCGCGCATGGTCCTCGAGATCAGCCCGAACGACTACCGCCGCCAGCCGGCCGCGGTGGGCGCGTACGCCGATGCCCTCCGCGCGATCGACGAACCGTCGCCACTGAGGCTGGTGCTCCGTCGCTGGTGGAACGCCGTCGTACCCGAGTGGGTGCGCGACCGGGTCGCCCGTCGCGACCGGGTCGGCGGGGTCGTCGGACACGTCCGTCCGCTCGTCGAGCACGGCACCGACGTCGTGCTCATCGCGTCGCCCGTGGACGTCGAGCTGTTCGAGCGCCTCGGTGGTCCGCGTGCCCTCCGGCGGTGGGGCACCCGGGGCCGGACCGGCAGGGTGGAACTCGTGCGGGTGCCGGACGGCGACCACTCGCTGTTCTCCCCGGTGATGCGGCAGGCCGTGCTCACCGAGGTGCGGTCACGCGTCGCGGCGACGTTCCCCGTGCACGCCTGA
- a CDS encoding amino acid--[acyl-carrier-protein] ligase produces the protein MTITEPTTTTPSAPASDLDAARAALRAGLLADGVLIDLGSPGLYGRTGVFERVYTAVDTAAVASQRDLDAEVLRFPPVEPLAAFERTDYIASFPDLAASISGFTGDDRTHRALLAARERGERWEGFLEPADLMLTPAVCHPVYGLVGDRVPQDGRTFDIVGDSFRREPSLDPMRLQAFHMHEFVHIGTPGSAQHHRDDRIPVMRALLESFGLEIDVVPANDPFFGRVGQMLARNQVEQALKFEFVTPVYGPEHPATAIGSANLHEDHFGTSFGIRTADGEVAHSACVAFGLERITIALFAAHGTDPDAWPAPVRAALAL, from the coding sequence GACCACGACGCCGTCCGCACCCGCGTCCGACCTCGACGCCGCCCGCGCCGCGCTGCGTGCAGGGCTGCTCGCCGACGGCGTGCTCATCGACCTCGGGTCGCCGGGGCTCTACGGCCGCACGGGCGTGTTCGAGCGCGTGTACACGGCGGTCGACACCGCGGCCGTGGCCAGCCAGCGGGACCTCGACGCCGAGGTCCTGCGCTTCCCGCCCGTGGAGCCGCTCGCGGCGTTCGAGCGCACCGACTACATCGCGTCCTTCCCGGACCTCGCCGCGTCGATCTCCGGCTTCACCGGTGACGACCGCACGCACCGTGCCCTGCTCGCCGCCCGCGAGCGCGGGGAGCGGTGGGAGGGCTTCCTCGAGCCGGCCGACCTGATGCTGACCCCGGCGGTCTGCCACCCGGTCTACGGGCTCGTCGGGGACCGCGTCCCGCAGGACGGCCGCACCTTCGACATCGTCGGCGACTCGTTCCGGCGCGAGCCCTCGCTCGACCCGATGCGGCTGCAGGCGTTCCACATGCACGAGTTCGTGCACATCGGCACGCCCGGCTCGGCCCAGCACCACCGTGACGACCGCATCCCGGTCATGCGCGCGCTGCTCGAGTCGTTCGGCCTCGAGATCGACGTCGTCCCCGCGAACGACCCGTTCTTCGGACGGGTCGGGCAGATGCTCGCCCGGAACCAGGTCGAGCAGGCGCTCAAGTTCGAGTTCGTCACGCCCGTCTACGGCCCGGAGCACCCGGCGACCGCGATCGGCTCGGCGAACCTGCACGAGGACCACTTCGGCACGTCGTTCGGCATCCGCACCGCCGACGGCGAGGTCGCGCACAGCGCCTGCGTCGCGTTCGGCCTGGAGCGCATCACGATCGCCCTCTTCGCCGCCCACGGCACCGACCCCGACGCGTGGCCGGCTCCGGTCCGCGCGGCCCTGGCCCTGTGA